A part of Cannabis sativa cultivar Pink pepper isolate KNU-18-1 chromosome 6, ASM2916894v1, whole genome shotgun sequence genomic DNA contains:
- the LOC115699987 gene encoding uncharacterized protein LOC115699987 — MNVLSWNCRGLGNQRTFQFLKELVTQKKPNFIFLCETKCNKKRTEWVGQQLGFEGSFCVEAQGVGGGLVLYWKEKEEGVLLGFSNNHIDIRIDKVGYPSWRLTGFYGEPNRNRRERTWNLLRTIAGSSTLPWCVIGDVNNILNQEDKKGGQPYPGWLLEGFQKALTDCHLLDLDLTGYPFTWEKSRGTTLWVEIRLDRAMVTEAWTLLFQGAKLFNLETSTSDHSPLFLEPIFVEQTPTNYRFRFENAWLKEPMCFQIVEDCWQRVGVGGILNKLNVCADALSQWGKEITGNFKRRIRECNAEMKILKKKRDDISVARYSEVRKQLFAIIDQREIFWKQRAKQFWLKEGDQNSKYFHKAASNRRRSNLISKLKNDQGVFVDWENGLSDVVVQYFMSLFSASNTDYREVIDCIDHVVPEMANLELSRPVLEEEVKTAVFQMHPDKSPGPDGMTPAFYQRCWHIVKQDVVGVVQRFFATGAFDEACSDANVVLIPKKKGPETMKDLRPIALCNVLYKIVTKVMTNRMKPFMDSIVADSQSAFIPGRLISDNIMVSFEVLHYLKRKRQGKTGCMALKLDMSKAHDRIEWNFLEKVLSKLGFVDTWVHLIMQCVSSANYKVIHGSHEMGPIVPTRGLRQGDPLSPYLFILCAEGLSALLRKYERQGWIHGCKVANGAPRVSHMLFADDSYLYCQASEIEAHRVRELLTKFERASGQEVNLSKSSIFFSTNTPTMVRNVISQRLQMNIATEDSFYLGLPSTMSRKKTVVLGYLKDKVRKRLQQWEGKFLSRAGKEVLVKTVAQALPSYAMSVFLLPKEISRSIESMMASYWWQTNKDSGKGIHWLSWDKLCKHKKGGGMGFRNLRDFNLAMLGKQGWRLLTRPDSLVTRVFKARYFPQGDFLSASLGSNPSFVWRSIWESQDLVRKGVRWCIGSGNNIPILQSPWLPDDVNPFVISDHPALSTATVSNILTPDGSRWDVEILDDLFVDRDKHLIMSIPLSDNNLEDHFVWSKETSGFYSVKSAYNLLQRLKGGWHESNDNNFWSKLWSLKLPPKIKNLMWRAAVGCLPTMIQLRTKHVEVSSLCPLCRVETETITHCLVTCNVIKLCWNRVGIGTTSDTRISFLDWCTLVFSKLNAEKKALVAAVCWAIWNARNELVWKGKTTRVDDIVGFAKHYLNQWNNAQNSVLGTSYSDDQIHDGAEHWSPPFANSIKVNVDAALFDDGRSFGSGMVARDDRGWLIEGRTILAMNMVEPILAEAISVKEALTWIKLKQWHHVTVESDCLGVVQALRSSICMISLFGQVIQSCKNLLADLSTVEVIFVKRSANSVAHSFARASKLYPVRTFSMESVPTDLLPCLVTEFVG, encoded by the coding sequence CAACGGACTTTTCAATTCCTTAAGGAGCTTGTTACTCAAAAGAaacctaattttatttttttatgtgaaaCCAAGTGTAATAAAAAAAGAACTGAATGGGTGGGTCAACAATTGGGCTTTGAAGGCTCTTTTTGTGTTGAGGCCCAAGGTGTGGGAGGAGGTTTAGTGTTGTattggaaagaaaaagaagagggTGTCTTATTGGGCTTTTCTAATAATCACATTGATATTAGAATTGACAAAGTGGGCTACCCAAGCTGGAGACTCACTGGTTTCTATGGTGAGCCTAATAGAAATCGAAGAGAAAGGACATGGAATCTTCTTCGCACTATAGCCGGTTCTTCAACTCTTCCTTGGTGCGTGATTGGGGATGTCAACAATATTCTCAACCAAGAGGACAAGAAAGGTGGACAACCTTACCCTGGATGGCTTCTAGAAGGCTTTCAAAAAGCTCTCACCGATTGTCATTTACTTGATCTTGATCTCACGGGGTACCCTTTCACCTGGGAAAAGAGCAGAGGCACTACCCTTTGGGTTGAAATTCGTCTGGACAGAGCAATGGTCACTGAAGCATGGACTCTCCTATTTCAAGGTGCTAAACTTTTTAACCTTGAAACTTCTACTTCTGATCACTCTCCTTTATTTCTTGAGCCTATTTTTGTTGAGCAAACTCCCACGAACTATCGCTTTCGTTTTGAAAATGCTTGGTTGAAAGAGCCCATGTGTTTTCAAATCGTGGAGGATTGTTGGCAACGGGTCGGTGTGGGGGGAATTTTGAATAAGTTGAATGTGTGTGCTGATGCGTTATCTCAATGGGGTAAAGAGATAACAGGGAATTTCAAACGGAGAATAAGAGAGTGTAATGCCGAAATGAAGattttaaagaagaaaagagatgacATCTCTGTGGCTCGATATAGTGAGGTTCGAAAACAACTGTTTGCTATAATTGATCAACGGGAAATTTTCTGGAAGCAACGTGCTAAACAATTCTGGTTAAAGGAGGGTGACCAAAATAGCAAATATTTCCACAAGGCTGCAAGTAATAGGCGACGGAGTAATCTTATTTCGAAGCTTAAGAATGACCAGGGGGTTTTTGTGGATTGGGAGAATGGGTTATCTGATGTTGTGGTACAGTATTTTATGTCTTTATTCTCAGCTTCTAATACTGATTATAGGGAAGTAATAGACTGTATTGATCATGTTGTTCCTGAGATGGCTAATCTGGAGCTTTCAAGACCTGTCTTGGAGGAAGAAGTGAAGACGGCGGTGTTTCAAATGCATCCTGACAAGAGTCCAGGACCAGACGGTATGACCCCGGCGTTCTATCAACGATGTTGGCATATAGTGAAACAAGATGTTGTGGGGGTTGTTCAGAGGTTTTTTGCTACGGGGGCCTTTGATGAAGCTTGTAGTGACGCAAATGTAGTCCTAATCCCCAAGAAGAAGGGCCCGGAGACAATGAAAGATTTGAGACCTATAGCTCTTTGTAATGTCCTTTACAAGATTGTGACGAAGGTAATGACCAACCGTATGAAGCCTTTCATGGACTCTATAGTCGCGGATTCTCAGAGTGCTTTTATTCCAGGACGACTCATTTCTGACAACATTATGGTGTCTTTTGAAGTTCTTCACTATCTTAAACGTAAGCGCCAAGGGAAGACTGGGTGTATGGCTTTGAAATTGGATATGAGTAAGGCGCATGACCGTATTGAGTGGAATTTCCTAGAAAAGGTACTTTCGAAATTGGGTTTTGTGGATACTTGGGTACATCTCATCATGCAATGTGTGTCATCGGCCAACTACAAGGTTATCCATGGGTCCCATGAGATGGGTCCTATTGTTCCAACTAGGGGCCTTCGTCAAGGGGATCCTTTGTCTCCTTACTTATTCATTCTTTGTGCTGAAGGTCTCTCTGCTTTATTGAGAAAGTACGAAAGACAAGGTTGGATCCATGGGTGCAAGGTGGCTAATGGGGCACCTCGAGTTTCTCACATGCTTTTTGCGGATGATAGCTACCTGTATTGTCAAGCATCAGAAATTGAAGCTCATCGGGTTCGAGAACTGCTGACCAAATTTGAAAGGGCATCAGGTCAAGAGGTGAATTTATCAAAGTCATCCATCTTCTTCAGCACTAATACTCCTACCATGGTCAGAAATGTTATTAGCCAGAGACTACAAATGAATATTGCAACTGAGGATAGTTTCTATTTGGGGCTCCCAAGCACCATGTCCCGCAAAAAAACCGTTGTCCTTGGCTACCTCAAAGATAAAGTCAGGAAAAGGTTACAACAATGGGAAGGCAAGTTCCTCTCAAGGGCTGGGAAGGAAGTTTTGGTGAAAACTGTGGCCCAGGCACTACCAAGTTATGCGATGAGTGTTTTTCTCCTCCCCAAAGAAATCAGTCGAAGTATTGAAAGTATGATGGCGAGTTATTGGTGGCAGACTAACAAGGATAGTGGAAAAGGAATTCATTGGTTGTCATGGGATAAACTTTGCAAGCATAAGAAAGGGGGAGGAATGGGATTTCGAAATCTGCGGGATTTTAACTTGGCTATGTTGGGAAAACAAGGGTGGAGGCTACTTACAAGACCAGATTCTTTGGTAACTCGTGTTTTTAAAGCCAGATATTTTCCACAGGGGGACTTTCTATCAGCCTCGTTAGGCTCAAACCCGAGTTTTGTTTGGAGGAGTATATGGGAATCCCAAGATTTAGTAAGAAAAGGAGTTCGTTGGTGTATTGGATCAGGTAATAATATCCCAATTCTCCAATCTCCTTGGTTGCCAGATGATGTCAATCCCTTTGTCATTTCAGATCACCCTGCTCTTTCAACTGCTACGGTAAGCAACATCCTGACCCCAGATGGCTCCCGGTGGGATGTGGAGATTCTTGATGATCTCTTTGTTGATAGGGATAAACATTTGATCATGTCCATTCCTTTGAGTGACAACAACTTGGAAGATCATTTTGTTTGGTCTAAAGAGACCTCGGGCTTTTATTCGGTTAAAAGTGCTTATAATTTACTTCAAAGGCTTAAAGGTGGATGGCACGAGTCGAATGATAACAACTTTTGGAGTAAACTTTGGAGTCTAAAGCTACCACCCAAGATCAAAAATCTGATGTGGCGTGCGGCGGTGGGTTGCCTTCCGACAATGATACAACTTCGAACTAAACATGTGGAGGTAAGCTCTCTCTGTCCTCTCTGCCGGGTGGAAACTGAAACCATTACTCATTGTTTGGTCACTTGCAATGTGATCAAATTATGCTGGAATAGGGTGGGCATCGGCACTACTAGCGACACACGTATTTCCTTTCTTGACTGGTGCACCTTGGTTTTCAGCAAGCTGAATGCTGAAAAAAAGGCTCTCGTGGCTGCTGTGTGTTGGGCCATTTGGAATGCGCGCAATGAGTTGGTTTGGAAGGGAAAGACGACTcgtgttgatgatatagttgggTTTGCTAAACACTACCTTAATCAATGGAATAATGCTCAGAACTCTGTCCTTGGCACATCATACTCTGATGATCAGATTCATGATGGTGCAGAGCATTGGTCCCCTCCTTTTGCTAATAGTATTAAGGTTAATGTAGACGCAGCTTTATTTGATGATGGGCGGTCTTTTGGGTCGGGTATGGTAGCGCGTGATGACCGAGGTTGGTTAATTGAGGGCCGAACCATCTTGGCAATGAACATGGTGGAACCAATCCTTGCAGAAGCTATCTCTGTCAAGGAAGCTCTCACTTGGATCAAATTGAAGCAATGGCATCATGTGACTGTGGAGAGTGATTGTCTTGGGGTTGTGCAAGCATTACGGAGTTCTATTTGTATGATTTCTTTGTTTGGTCAAGTCATTCAAAGTTGTAAAAATTTGCTTGCGGATTTGAGTACCGTTGAGGTtatttttgttaaacgatctgctaatTCAGTGGCTCATAGCTTTGCTAGAGCCTCTAAGTTGTATCCTGTTCGTACCTTCAGTATGGAGTCTGTTCCTACTGATTTGTTACCTTGTTTGGTGACGGAGTTTGTTGGTTAA